Proteins from a genomic interval of Zingiber officinale cultivar Zhangliang chromosome 2A, Zo_v1.1, whole genome shotgun sequence:
- the LOC122042124 gene encoding leucine-rich repeat receptor-like serine/threonine-protein kinase BAM1: MAPARPGHRRRHQILFFFLLLAVEPLAALAQKETEADALLEIKAAVSDPSLVLSAWNSSSGDGHCSWPGVTCDPLQAFVESLDLTGLNLSGVLSPAVGRLGHLLNLSAASNSFSGPIPSELSRLVSLRHLNLSNNIFNGTFPSSLARLKNLVVLDLYNNNLTGPLPTEVSELPNLRHLHLGGNFFTGIIPPEFGRWEFLEYLAVSGNELVGSLPREIGNLTRLRQLYVGYFNSFEGGIPPEIGGLSSLVRLDMANCGLTGEIPPELGNLRNLDTLFLQVNGLSNNLPPEIGRLGSLKSMDLSNNALSGEIPSTFAELRNLTLLNLFRNKLHGSIPDFLGNLPALEVLQLWENNFTGNIPRRLGQSGRLQILDISSNKLTGTLPPDLCSENRLQTLIALGNFLFGPIPETLSTCKSLARIRMGENYLNGSIPDVLFSLPKLSQIELQDNILTGGFPDTGAAAISPDLGQINLSNNRLSGSLPPSIGNFSGLQKLLLNQNQFSGRIPPEIGLLQELSKVDFSSNRFSGQMEPEISHCKLLTFVDLSRNELSGEIPPEISGMRILNYLNLSRNHLEGSIPQSIGTMQSLTAVDFSYNNLSGPVPSAGQFSYFNASSFVGNPDLCGPYLVSCSPTINGGNSSHPKGPLPASFKMLLVIALLVCSIVFSIAAIIKAWSLKKASEARMWRLTAFQRLDFTCDDVLDCLKEENIIGKGGAGIVFKGIMPNGEQVAVKRLPAMTRGSPHDHGFSAEIQTLGRIRHRHIVRLLGFCSNHETNLLVYEYMPNGSLGEVLHGTKGGHLLWDTRYKIAVDAAKGLCYLHHDCSPLILHRDVKSNNILLDSNFEAHVADFGLAKFLQDSGASEYMSAIAGSYGYIAPEYAYTLKVDEKSDVYSFGVVLLELVTGRRPVGEFGDGVDIVQWVRKMTGSIKEAVLKVTDPRIPALPLDEIMHVFYVAMLCVEEQSVERPTMREVVQILMDLPRPGAAPAIKDEESRSSPPPDLLSI, from the exons ATGGCGCCTGCGCGGCCTGGCCACCGCCGCCGCCACcaaatcctcttcttcttcctcctccttgccgTCGAGCCGCTCGCTGCGTTGGCGCAGAAAGAGACGGAGGCTGACGCCCTGCTTGAAATCAAAGCGGCCGTCTCCGACCCCTCCCTTGTGCTCTCCGCCTGGAACTCGTCCTCCGGCGACGGACATTGTTCGTGGCCAGGAGTCACCTGTGACCCTCTCCAGGCCTTCGTCGAGTCCCTCGATCTGACTGGACTCAACCTCTCAGGCGTGCTCTCACCCGCCGTCGGACGCCTCGGCCACCTCCTCAATCTCTCCGCCGCCTCGAACTCATTCTCCGGCCCCATCCCTTCCGAGCTCTCTCGCCTGGTAAGCCTCCGCCATCTCAATCTCTCCAACAATATTTTCAATGGAACCTTCCCGTCCTCCCTTGCCCGCCTCAAGAACCTCGTCGTCCTCGACCTCTACAACAATAACCTCACCGGCCCCCTCCCGACGGAAGTATCCGAGCTTCCCAACCTCCGCCACCTCCATCTAGGAGGCAACTTCTTCACCGGCATCATCCCGCCGGAGTTTGGTCGTTGGGAGTTCCTCGAGTATCTAGCCGTTTCCGGCAACGAACTAGTGGGATCCCTGCCGCGGGAAATCGGTAATCTCACCCGTCTCCGGCAGCTCTACGTTGGCTATTTCAACAGCTTTGAGGGCGGCATCCCGCCGGAGATTGGTGGGCTATCGTCGCTCGTTCGTCTCGACATGGCCAACTGCGGCCTGACAGGGGAAATCCCACCGGAGCTCGGGAACCTCCGGAACCTTGACACGCTGTTCCTCCAGGTGAACGGCCTCTCGAACAATCTTCCCCCGGAGATCGGCCGCCTAGGCAGCCTCAAGTCGATGGATCTCTCCAACAATGCCCTCTCCGGCGAGATCCCATCTACCTTCGCGGAGCTCCGCAATCTGACCCTGCTCAATCTGTTCCGCAACAAACTCCATGGGTCGATCCCGGACTTCCTCGGCAACCTGCCGGCTCTGGAGGTGCTCCAGCTATGGGAGAACAACTTCACCGGCAATATTCCCCGACGGCTTGGGCAGAGTGGGCGTCTGCAGATCCTCGACATATCATCAAACAAGCTTACCGGAACGCTACCGCCGGACCTCTGTTCGGAGAACCGCCTACAAACCCTAATCGCCCTCGGCAACTTCCTTTTCGGCCCCATTCCAGAGACCCTCAGCACGTGCAAATCACTAGCCAGGATTCGGATGGGGGAGAACTACCTCAACGGATCCATCCCCGATGTCCTGTTCAGTTTGCCGAAGCTCTCACAAATCGAGCTCCAGGACAATATCCTCACCGGTGGGTTCCCGGACACCGGCGCCGCTGCCATCTCGCCGGACCTAGGGCAGATCAACCTCTCCAACAACAGGCTTTCGGGGTCTCTTCCGCCGTCCATAGGAAACTTCTCTGGCCTCCAGAAGCTCCTCTTGAACCAGAACCAGTTTTCTGGCCGCATCCCTCCGGAGATTGGGTTGTTGCAGGAACTCTCCAAGGTGGACTTCAGCAGCAACCGCTTCTCCGGCCAGATGGAGCCGGAAATAAGCCACTGCAAGCTCTTAACTTTCGTCGACCTCAGCCGCAACGAGCTCTCCGGGGAGATTCCACCGGAGATTTCCGGAATGCGAATCTTGAACTACCTCAATTTATCGAGAAACCATCTCGAGGGGAGTATTCCTCAGTCGATCGGCACGATGCAGAGCCTCACGGCGGTCGATTTCTCTTACAACAATCTCTCTGGTCCAGTCCCTTCCGCCGGGCAGTTCAGTTACTTCAATGCGAGCTCATTTGTGGGGAATCCAGATCTCTGCGGTCCTTACCTTGTCTCCTGTAGCCCCACCATTAACGGCGGCAACTCCAGTCATCCAAAGGGGCCGCTTCCGGCCTCCTTCAAGATGCTCCTGGTCATCGCTCTCCTCGTCTGTTCCATCGTCTTCTCCATCGCCGCCATTATCAAGGCCTGGTCTCTAAAGAAAGCTAGCGAGGCCCGGATGTGGCGCCTCACTGCCTTCCAGCGCCTCGATTTCACCTGTGACGACGTCCTCGACTGTCTCAAGGAGGAGAACATCATCGGCAAAGGCGGCGCTGGGATCGTGTTCAAGGGCATAATGCCCAATGGCGAGCAGGTGGCGGTGAAGCGGCTCCCGGCAATGACCCGTGGGTCGCCGCACGACCACGGATTCTCGGCGGAGATTCAAACGCTCGGCCGGATTCGTCACCGCCACATCGTGAGGCTGCTCGGCTTCTGTTCCAATCACGAGACCAATCTGCTGGTGTACGAGTACATGCCCAATGGGAGCCTTGGCGAGGTCCTCCACGGGACCAAGGGCGGCCACCTGCTCTGGGACACCCGGTACAAGATCGCCGTCGATGCGGCGAAGGGACTCTGCTATCTCCATCACGACTGCTCGCCGCTCATCCTCCACCGCGACGTCAAGTCCAACAACATTCTCCTCGACTCCAACTTCGAAGCCCACGTGGCGGACTTCGGCCTCGCGAAGTTCTTGCAGGATTCCGGCGCCTCCGAGTACATGTCGGCCATCGCCGGTTCCTACGGCTACATTGCTCCAG AGTACGCATACACGTTgaaggtggacgagaagagcgacGTGTACAGCTTCGGGGTGGTGCTTCTGGAGTTGGTGACCGGCCGGAGGCCGGTGGGGGAGTTCGGCGACGGAGTGGACATCGTGCAGTGGGTTCGGAAAATGACGGGATCCATCAAGGAGGCAGTGCTGAAGGTTACAGATCCTCGGATCCCTGCGCTTCCTCTGGACGAGATCATGCACGTCTTCTACGTTGCCATGCTCTGCGTCGAAGAGCAGAGCGTGGAACGGCCGACCATGAGGGAGGTGGTTCAAATCCTAATGGATCTTCCGAGACCGGGAGCTGCACCGGCGATCAAGGACGAAGAATCACGGAGCTCGCCGCCGCCGGATCTCCTGAGCATTTGA